One segment of Streptomyces sp. NA02950 DNA contains the following:
- a CDS encoding zinc-binding dehydrogenase: MAGDRHRQGPHRGRQGTGRGPGPARPRSPHRHPARPPHLSSRLRSRLRSRLSSVLRRPGRERGAAGRRPGTPAASRQRAASGAGVLADSVAPAGDADKVITIADPSFAEHGVRFTGMDPADRFPEALPVPAALIAAGTLDVPVWRTYPLAEAARAHADIEADRDQGKVVLLP, encoded by the coding sequence CTGGCGGGCGATCGACACCGCCAAGGACCTCACCGAGGCCGCCAAGGAACTGGCCGCGGGCCCGGCCCCGCACGGCCACGGTCCCCTCACCGCCACCCCGCCCGTCCCCCACACCTGAGTTCACGGCTGAGATCACGGCTGAGATCACGCCTGAGCTCGGTCCTGCGGCGGCCCGGCCGCGAGCGGGGCGCGGCCGGGCGGCGGCCCGGCACCCCGGCCGCCTCACGGCAGCGCGCCGCATCCGGCGCGGGGGTCCTCGCCGACTCCGTCGCGCCGGCCGGTGATGCGGACAAGGTCATCACCATTGCCGACCCGTCCTTCGCCGAGCACGGCGTGCGGTTCACCGGTATGGACCCGGCCGATCGCTTCCCCGAGGCCCTGCCCGTGCCGGCCGCACTGATCGCCGCCGGCACGCTGGACGTCCCCGTCTGGCGGACCTATCCGCTCGCCGAGGCCGCCCGGGCCCACGCCGATATCGAAGCCGACCGCGACCAGGGCAAGGTCGTCCTCCTGCCCTGA
- a CDS encoding nucleotidyltransferase family protein, which yields MTDDDDRRHGHHPQAARPTQAVVLAGGQGSRLRPYTDDRPKPMVEIPGTGTPIIGHQLAWLAAEGVTDAVVSCGHLAAVLQDWLTSAELPLRVTTVVEKEPLGRGGGLKFAAASLPHPDRPWYATNGDIWTRFSLRDMADFHHERGAVATLALARPRIPWGVVETDEFGHVLDFIEAPPSPYLINAGVYVFAADFTSLLPNRGDHERTTFPRLARERRLAGFPLPHGAYWRAIDTAKDLTEAAKELAAGPAPHGHGPLTATPPVPHT from the coding sequence ATGACCGATGACGACGACCGCAGGCACGGGCACCACCCACAGGCCGCGCGCCCCACCCAAGCCGTCGTCCTGGCCGGAGGCCAGGGCTCGCGGCTGCGCCCGTACACCGACGACCGCCCCAAGCCGATGGTCGAGATCCCGGGCACCGGGACCCCGATCATCGGCCACCAGCTCGCCTGGCTGGCCGCCGAAGGCGTCACCGACGCCGTCGTCTCCTGCGGCCACCTCGCCGCCGTCCTCCAGGACTGGCTGACGTCGGCGGAGCTGCCGCTGCGGGTGACGACGGTCGTCGAGAAGGAGCCGCTGGGCCGCGGCGGCGGTCTGAAGTTCGCCGCCGCCTCGCTTCCCCACCCCGACCGGCCCTGGTACGCCACCAACGGCGACATCTGGACCCGCTTCTCGCTCCGCGACATGGCGGACTTCCACCACGAGCGCGGCGCGGTCGCCACCCTCGCGCTGGCGCGCCCGCGCATCCCGTGGGGCGTGGTGGAGACGGACGAGTTCGGTCATGTCCTCGACTTCATCGAGGCGCCGCCGTCCCCGTACCTCATCAACGCGGGGGTGTACGTCTTCGCCGCCGACTTCACGTCGCTGCTGCCGAACCGCGGCGACCACGAGCGCACCACCTTCCCGCGCCTCGCGCGCGAACGCCGTCTGGCGGGCTTTCCGCTTCCTCACGGGGCGTACTGGCGGGCGATCGACACCGCCAAGGACCTCACCGAGGCCGCCAAGGAACTGGCCGCGGGCCCGGCCCCGCACGGCCACGGTCCCCTCACCGCCACCCCGCCCGTCCCCCACACCTGA
- a CDS encoding ABC transporter ATP-binding protein — translation MATVTYDKATRVYPGTEKPAVDQLDIAIEDGEFLVLVGPSGCGKSTSLRMLAGLEDVNGGAIRIGDRDVTHLPPKDRDIAMVFQNYALYPHMTVAQNMGFALKIAGVNKTEIRQKVEDAAKILDLTEYLERKPKALSGGQRQRVAMGRAIVREPQVFLMDEPLSNLDAKLRVQTRTQIASLQRRLGITTVYVTHDQVEAMTMGDRVAVLKDGLLQQVDSPRHMYDRPANLFVAGFIGSPAMNLIEVPITDGGVKFGNSVVPVSREALSAAADKGDRTVTVGVRPEHFDVVEQNGAAAKALTKQSEDAPAGLAVTVNVVEELGADGYVYGTAEVGGEVRDLVVRVNGRQVPEKGAQLHVVPRPGEIHVFSTSTGERLSD, via the coding sequence ATGGCCACGGTCACGTACGACAAGGCAACCCGGGTGTACCCGGGCACCGAGAAGCCCGCCGTCGATCAACTCGACATCGCCATCGAGGACGGTGAATTCCTCGTCCTCGTCGGACCGTCCGGCTGTGGGAAGTCCACCTCGCTGCGGATGCTCGCCGGGCTCGAGGACGTCAACGGGGGCGCCATCCGGATCGGTGACCGGGATGTCACCCACCTGCCGCCGAAGGACCGGGACATCGCCATGGTGTTCCAGAACTACGCGCTGTACCCGCACATGACCGTCGCGCAGAACATGGGCTTCGCGCTCAAGATCGCGGGCGTCAACAAGACCGAGATCCGGCAGAAGGTCGAGGACGCGGCGAAGATCCTCGACCTCACCGAGTACCTGGAGCGCAAGCCCAAGGCGCTCTCCGGTGGTCAGCGGCAGCGGGTGGCGATGGGCCGCGCGATCGTGCGGGAGCCGCAGGTGTTCCTCATGGACGAGCCGCTGTCCAACCTGGACGCCAAGCTGCGTGTGCAGACCCGTACGCAGATCGCGAGCCTCCAGCGGCGCCTCGGGATCACCACCGTTTACGTCACCCACGACCAGGTCGAGGCCATGACGATGGGCGACCGGGTGGCCGTGCTGAAGGACGGGCTGCTCCAGCAGGTCGACTCGCCGCGCCACATGTACGACCGCCCCGCCAACCTCTTCGTCGCGGGCTTCATCGGCTCCCCGGCGATGAACCTGATCGAGGTGCCGATCACCGACGGCGGGGTGAAGTTCGGCAACAGCGTGGTCCCGGTCAGCCGGGAGGCGCTCAGCGCCGCCGCCGACAAGGGCGACCGTACGGTCACCGTGGGTGTCCGGCCCGAGCACTTCGACGTGGTCGAGCAGAACGGCGCCGCCGCCAAGGCCCTGACCAAGCAGTCCGAGGACGCCCCGGCCGGGCTCGCCGTCACCGTCAACGTGGTCGAGGAGCTCGGCGCCGACGGTTACGTCTACGGCACCGCCGAGGTCGGCGGCGAGGTCAGGGACCTGGTCGTGCGCGTCAACGGCCGCCAGGTGCCGGAGAAGGGCGCCCAGCTGCACGTCGTGCCGCGGCCGGGTGAGATCCACGTCTTCTCGACCTCCACCGGTGAGCGGCTCAGCGACTGA
- a CDS encoding tyrosine-type recombinase/integrase: MGSPRTSTDYVIRRGERMARVWIEDRAGHADYQAAMEKWQAAKKAGSKRQPPGRWRVRWYGPDGKPKAKTFQKLPQAEAEKQTLTGRLDKGSYRDPQSGKAAVTVVAEEWFGKLRKQGRRTKADYREILDSYVLPYWGSWQVAAIAWDDVSTWVDELCEKPGKSGRKLGAARVVKIYRVFSAVLKHAVKSHRIAASPATEHDLPRRDDDDDHVYLSHEQLEALANAAGEYRLLVLTLGYCGIRWGEAIAAKGRRLNVDTRRLRIVQAYSDVKGKLELGPVKTHEKRSVPLPRSFAEELRPIGDAAGADGLLYTAPEGGPLRYSNFRGRIFDPAVKAAGLTELGITPHKLRHTAASLAIAAGADVKVVQLMLGHKSAAMTLDVYGHLWPDRLDEVADALDIGRNAALEKLRAQLAA; this comes from the coding sequence ATGGGCTCGCCGAGGACGTCGACCGACTACGTGATCAGGCGGGGGGAGAGGATGGCTAGGGTCTGGATTGAGGACCGCGCCGGCCACGCCGACTACCAGGCAGCCATGGAGAAGTGGCAGGCCGCGAAGAAGGCGGGCAGCAAGCGGCAGCCGCCGGGCAGGTGGCGGGTGCGCTGGTACGGGCCGGATGGCAAGCCGAAAGCCAAGACGTTCCAGAAGTTGCCGCAGGCCGAGGCGGAGAAGCAGACGCTGACCGGGCGACTCGACAAGGGTTCGTACCGTGACCCGCAGTCGGGCAAGGCTGCCGTGACGGTTGTGGCCGAGGAGTGGTTCGGCAAGCTGCGCAAGCAGGGCCGCCGCACCAAAGCGGACTACCGGGAGATCCTGGACAGCTACGTCCTCCCCTACTGGGGATCGTGGCAGGTTGCGGCGATCGCCTGGGACGACGTCTCGACGTGGGTTGACGAGCTGTGCGAGAAGCCCGGCAAGTCCGGACGGAAGCTCGGCGCGGCCCGCGTGGTGAAGATCTATCGGGTGTTCTCCGCGGTGTTGAAGCACGCGGTGAAGTCGCACCGGATCGCGGCCAGTCCGGCGACGGAACACGACCTGCCGCGCCGCGATGACGACGACGATCACGTATACCTCTCGCACGAGCAGCTTGAGGCCCTGGCCAACGCGGCGGGTGAGTACCGGCTGCTGGTGCTGACGCTCGGCTACTGCGGCATCCGGTGGGGCGAGGCGATCGCGGCCAAGGGCCGGCGGCTCAACGTCGACACGCGACGGCTGCGCATCGTCCAGGCGTACAGCGACGTCAAGGGCAAGCTCGAACTCGGGCCGGTGAAGACGCACGAGAAGCGTTCGGTGCCGCTCCCCCGGTCGTTCGCCGAGGAACTGCGGCCGATAGGGGACGCGGCGGGGGCGGACGGGCTCTTGTACACCGCGCCGGAAGGCGGACCGCTCCGATACTCGAACTTCCGGGGCAGGATCTTCGACCCTGCGGTGAAGGCGGCCGGGCTCACCGAACTCGGGATCACGCCGCACAAGCTGAGGCACACCGCGGCGTCGCTCGCCATCGCGGCCGGCGCTGACGTCAAGGTGGTTCAGCTCATGCTCGGACACAAGTCCGCGGCGATGACGCTGGACGTGTACGGGCACCTGTGGCCGGATCGGCTGGACGAGGTCGCCGACGCACTCGACATCGGGCGGAATGCCGCTCTCGAAAAGCTGCGTGCGCAGCTCGCCGCCTAG
- a CDS encoding helix-turn-helix domain-containing protein: protein MTEQQRGRRAIEIGPTGKTVAANLSRLRERRGITTRQLSGMLERAGRSIPASGITRMEKGERVVTSDDLAALAVVLGVSPAALLLPLTDSDQESVEVTGMGPTPASDAWAWASTRRPLKMAPGNEQTELLEYQLYGLPPWLRDLWGQMAKAGDVTGLPPRRLRELLDGLAEDVDRLRDQAGGEDG, encoded by the coding sequence ATGACTGAGCAGCAGCGCGGGCGCCGCGCGATCGAGATCGGGCCCACCGGCAAGACCGTCGCGGCGAACCTTTCGCGTCTCCGCGAACGCCGCGGCATCACAACCCGACAGCTCTCCGGGATGCTGGAACGAGCTGGGCGCTCCATCCCGGCCTCGGGCATCACGCGCATGGAGAAGGGTGAGCGGGTCGTGACGAGCGACGACCTCGCCGCCCTGGCGGTAGTTCTCGGTGTGTCGCCTGCCGCGCTGCTCCTCCCCCTGACCGACTCCGACCAAGAGTCGGTTGAGGTAACGGGCATGGGCCCCACACCCGCATCGGACGCTTGGGCATGGGCCAGCACGCGCCGCCCACTGAAGATGGCCCCGGGGAACGAGCAGACCGAACTGCTGGAGTACCAGCTGTACGGCCTCCCGCCCTGGCTGCGGGACCTATGGGGGCAGATGGCGAAGGCGGGGGACGTCACCGGGCTCCCGCCGCGTCGGCTCCGCGAGCTGCTGGATGGGCTCGCCGAGGACGTCGACCGACTACGTGATCAGGCGGGGGGAGAGGATGGCTAG
- a CDS encoding AlpA family transcriptional regulator, translated as MTDPLLTPKDVEAEYGIDAQTLANWRWMGMGPDYIKTSPARSARVHYRRSAIDRWLDARTVQTGGTAA; from the coding sequence ATGACCGACCCGCTCCTGACCCCCAAGGACGTGGAAGCCGAATACGGCATCGATGCGCAGACGCTCGCCAACTGGCGGTGGATGGGCATGGGGCCCGACTACATCAAGACCAGTCCAGCGAGGTCGGCACGAGTGCACTACCGCCGATCCGCGATCGATCGGTGGCTCGATGCCCGGACGGTTCAGACCGGGGGCACGGCGGCATGA
- a CDS encoding bifunctional DNA primase/polymerase — MTDMQNAPDPVARAGAQHDQQGGGSVDIVPHGLAWRQALHAATSAARRGLHVFPIGRAKLPAIRSPHRDDPRGIPQCRGACGRPGHGVHDATTDAQRLAALFAAAPHATGYGIACGRGAYPLLGIDLDRKNGVDGVVSLDALARQHTFTVPDTMVIATPSGGLHLWFTGPAGAPVHNSASKLGPGIDVRGYGGYLVGPGSWTARGVYRVAELRDVAELPDPLLSLMLPPPPVRRPRPEPPALPGPRRSAALLGLVKFVLQAPEGELNNRLYWAACRGYETGADAEAFGRALVDAAVSLGHPERAAERTVKSARNAPVRNRA; from the coding sequence ATGACCGACATGCAGAACGCCCCCGACCCGGTGGCACGGGCGGGGGCGCAACACGACCAGCAGGGCGGCGGGTCTGTCGACATCGTGCCACACGGCCTCGCATGGCGGCAGGCGCTCCACGCGGCCACCAGCGCGGCGCGGCGTGGTCTGCACGTCTTTCCGATCGGTCGGGCCAAGCTGCCCGCCATCCGGTCCCCGCATCGCGACGACCCGCGCGGTATCCCGCAGTGCCGCGGGGCGTGCGGGCGCCCCGGGCACGGCGTCCACGACGCCACCACAGACGCTCAGCGTCTCGCAGCGCTCTTCGCCGCTGCGCCGCACGCCACCGGCTACGGCATTGCGTGCGGGCGCGGGGCGTATCCCCTGCTCGGCATCGACCTTGACCGGAAGAACGGCGTGGACGGCGTGGTCTCCCTCGACGCGCTCGCCAGGCAGCACACGTTCACCGTGCCCGACACCATGGTGATCGCCACCCCCTCGGGTGGTCTGCATCTGTGGTTCACGGGTCCGGCCGGCGCCCCGGTCCACAACAGCGCGAGCAAGCTCGGCCCCGGGATCGACGTCCGCGGATATGGCGGCTACCTCGTGGGTCCCGGGTCGTGGACCGCGAGGGGCGTATACCGCGTCGCCGAGCTGCGCGACGTCGCCGAACTGCCGGACCCCCTGCTGTCGTTGATGCTGCCCCCGCCGCCGGTCCGGCGCCCCCGCCCGGAGCCGCCTGCGCTGCCAGGCCCGCGCCGCTCGGCCGCGCTGCTCGGCCTGGTCAAGTTCGTGCTCCAGGCCCCCGAGGGCGAACTCAACAACCGCCTGTACTGGGCTGCCTGCCGCGGTTACGAGACCGGTGCCGACGCCGAGGCGTTCGGCCGCGCCCTGGTCGACGCGGCCGTCTCCCTCGGCCACCCCGAGCGAGCGGCCGAACGCACCGTGAAAAGCGCCCGCAACGCCCCCGTGAGGAACCGCGCATGA
- a CDS encoding ATP-binding protein codes for MSDENDFDEQAREILSRAGLAEEGKGRGPSQASQLVALARERYELFMSEDGRPYGVKRDGPNIARPLRGKAGLRSELSLIYTDANGGNAPSQSALADAMTVLEGAAQAEDPRVPHMRVARDGDTIVVDLATSDGRCVVVGPDGWRRESRSPVLFRRSGAMKPLPAPVSDGDGLAKLRDLLNMSDEGFHLLVAWLVAAFIPDLPHPILTFRGEQGTGKSYSAKMVIGLVDPSGAPKRTAPRDIKSWATQAFNSWALCLDNVSIIPDWLSDALCRAVTGDGIVDRALYTDDDVVVLEFRRVLAMTTIDAGALAGDLAERLLMIELHTIPDSKRREEAEMDAAYADAHAAILASLFDLLAQVLKVLPEVQLTERPRMADFARVLAAVDQVQGWTTMDSYRASARDAVADVLDGEPFAQAVVALVDRAGAEGLTLTASELLERVPTPDRLPKKWPKDPTRAGGQLKRLAPALRTIGIDVDDSKRGPKPKKQRLYTLTASAERRYEAASPAFPNTLETRAGLREQGGRWEGDASVPPPTGGTLGNAEGDTALFAASPRGATPDQGERREGDAGDAGDAEMRPLSDDLTCVACGEPFTPYEPGQTTHPGC; via the coding sequence ATGAGCGACGAGAACGACTTCGACGAGCAGGCCCGGGAGATCCTGAGCCGGGCCGGGCTCGCCGAAGAGGGCAAGGGCCGCGGGCCTTCGCAGGCATCGCAGCTCGTTGCCCTCGCCCGGGAGCGCTACGAACTGTTCATGTCCGAGGACGGACGCCCGTACGGTGTGAAGCGCGACGGGCCCAACATCGCTCGTCCGCTCCGGGGCAAAGCTGGACTGCGGTCCGAGCTGTCCTTGATCTACACCGACGCCAACGGCGGGAACGCCCCCTCGCAATCCGCGCTCGCCGACGCCATGACCGTGTTGGAGGGCGCCGCCCAGGCCGAGGACCCGCGCGTGCCTCACATGCGCGTCGCCCGTGACGGCGACACCATCGTGGTCGACCTGGCGACGTCGGACGGCCGGTGCGTCGTCGTCGGCCCGGACGGCTGGCGGCGCGAGAGCCGGTCCCCGGTGCTGTTCCGTCGCTCCGGGGCGATGAAGCCCCTGCCCGCTCCCGTCAGCGACGGCGACGGGCTGGCCAAGCTGCGGGACCTGCTGAACATGAGCGACGAGGGATTCCACCTGCTCGTCGCATGGCTGGTCGCCGCGTTCATCCCGGACCTGCCACACCCGATCCTGACGTTCCGCGGCGAGCAGGGCACCGGCAAGTCCTACAGCGCGAAGATGGTGATCGGCCTCGTTGATCCCTCCGGCGCCCCGAAGCGCACCGCGCCGCGCGACATCAAGTCGTGGGCCACACAGGCGTTCAACTCCTGGGCGCTGTGCCTGGACAACGTCTCGATCATCCCCGACTGGCTGTCCGACGCGCTGTGCCGGGCCGTGACCGGCGACGGCATCGTGGACCGCGCCCTGTACACCGACGACGACGTGGTGGTGCTGGAGTTCCGGCGGGTGCTGGCCATGACGACGATCGACGCTGGGGCCCTCGCTGGGGACCTGGCCGAGCGACTGCTGATGATCGAGCTGCACACCATCCCGGACAGCAAGCGGCGGGAAGAGGCCGAGATGGACGCGGCGTACGCCGACGCCCACGCCGCCATCCTCGCCTCGCTGTTCGACCTGCTCGCCCAGGTACTCAAGGTGCTCCCCGAGGTCCAGCTGACGGAACGCCCCCGCATGGCCGACTTCGCGCGCGTCCTCGCCGCTGTCGACCAGGTGCAGGGCTGGACGACCATGGACAGCTACCGGGCCAGCGCCCGGGACGCGGTGGCCGACGTGCTCGACGGCGAGCCGTTCGCTCAGGCCGTCGTCGCACTCGTGGACCGTGCGGGAGCCGAGGGCCTGACCCTCACCGCCTCGGAGTTGCTGGAGCGCGTTCCTACCCCGGACCGGCTGCCCAAGAAGTGGCCGAAGGACCCCACGAGGGCGGGTGGCCAGCTCAAGCGGCTCGCTCCGGCGCTGCGCACCATCGGCATCGATGTGGACGACAGCAAGCGCGGACCCAAGCCGAAGAAGCAGCGGCTGTACACGCTCACGGCATCAGCAGAGAGAAGGTACGAAGCAGCGTCCCCAGCGTTCCCCAACACCCTCGAAACCAGGGCTGGCCTGCGGGAACAGGGGGGACGCTGGGAGGGGGACGCTAGCGTCCCCCCGCCGACCGGGGGGACGCTGGGGAACGCTGAGGGGGACACTGCGCTCTTCGCAGCGTCCCCCCGAGGCGCCACCCCTGACCAGGGAGAACGGCGTGAGGGGGACGCTGGGGACGCTGGGGACGCTGAAATGCGCCCACTCTCTGATGACCTCACCTGTGTTGCGTGCGGTGAACCCTTCACCCCCTACGAGCCCGGCCAGACCACACACCCCGGATGCTGA
- a CDS encoding phage terminase small subunit P27 family — protein sequence MPARRTDPPKGLKLIERKPALRVAKEAEIGGLGLDWSNRPGVLDEAGLTEWDRLAEVYAMDATRFREGERAALVAYCSWWSAFASAAADVRDRGPVVEGRSDMDRGRMVKNPATVAMREASQQLRYWARELGLTTDARVRIGLADTDDQGQDDDNPFA from the coding sequence ATGCCCGCACGACGAACGGACCCCCCGAAGGGGTTGAAGCTCATCGAGCGTAAGCCTGCGCTGCGCGTCGCGAAGGAAGCCGAGATCGGTGGCTTGGGGTTGGACTGGTCGAACCGCCCTGGAGTGCTGGACGAGGCCGGGCTGACGGAGTGGGACCGGTTGGCCGAGGTGTACGCCATGGACGCCACCCGGTTCCGCGAGGGCGAGCGGGCCGCGTTGGTGGCCTACTGCTCGTGGTGGTCGGCGTTCGCTTCGGCCGCGGCGGACGTACGGGATCGGGGGCCGGTGGTTGAGGGCCGGTCTGACATGGACCGCGGGCGGATGGTGAAGAACCCGGCCACGGTGGCGATGCGGGAGGCGTCGCAGCAGCTCCGGTACTGGGCGCGCGAACTGGGTCTGACGACGGACGCCCGGGTCCGGATCGGCCTGGCGGATACCGACGACCAGGGCCAGGACGACGACAACCCGTTTGCGTGA
- a CDS encoding phage major capsid protein, whose protein sequence is MDLETMRARLKLLAAKATGIKAKADAEKRDFTAEEATELRAILDEAQPLTTQIKTAQEGESLRKTLAELGDSIAAPTSRKADVHPRVKASGGTDWADTMLKTLGGPQGYKGILAGGTIAVSVPLDPEPVRMDVPVLSLRQLMPNVANTTGRFAYLRQTTRTNNAAAVAPGAKKPTSVYTLSRVDDRVRTIAHLSEPIAKQDLDDVAMLRQFIDQEMRLGLDLALEAQILNGDGTGENMTGIGNVSGSQAQAFTTDLLVTTRKAVTKLERYGYMTNAAFVMTPDDWEAIELLADNEARFYYGGPQASVNPAARRLWGAPVVVSESATTGTAYLADFSQMQLQVRQEGMLDWSENVYDPNALGAGSGASDFERNMLRFRFEGRFGLEILRPSAIVEVDLTAS, encoded by the coding sequence ATGGATCTCGAAACGATGCGTGCCCGCCTCAAGCTGCTCGCCGCGAAGGCCACGGGCATCAAGGCCAAGGCGGACGCGGAGAAGCGCGACTTCACCGCGGAGGAGGCAACGGAGCTGCGGGCGATCCTGGACGAGGCACAGCCGCTCACCACACAGATCAAGACCGCGCAGGAAGGGGAAAGCCTCCGCAAGACGCTCGCTGAACTCGGCGACTCGATCGCGGCCCCGACGTCGCGGAAGGCGGACGTGCACCCGCGCGTGAAGGCGTCCGGCGGCACCGACTGGGCCGACACCATGCTGAAGACGCTGGGCGGCCCGCAGGGCTACAAGGGCATCCTCGCGGGCGGGACCATCGCGGTGAGCGTGCCTCTCGACCCGGAGCCGGTCCGCATGGACGTGCCGGTGCTGTCGCTGCGGCAGCTCATGCCGAACGTCGCCAACACGACGGGCCGCTTTGCGTACCTGCGTCAGACGACCCGTACGAACAACGCGGCCGCGGTCGCTCCGGGCGCGAAGAAGCCGACTTCCGTCTACACCCTGTCGCGCGTCGATGACCGGGTGCGGACGATCGCGCACCTGTCGGAGCCGATCGCGAAGCAGGATCTGGACGACGTGGCGATGCTGCGGCAGTTCATCGACCAGGAGATGCGTCTCGGTCTGGATCTGGCTTTGGAGGCACAGATCCTGAACGGGGACGGCACCGGCGAGAACATGACCGGCATCGGGAACGTGTCCGGGTCGCAGGCGCAGGCGTTCACCACGGACCTGCTGGTCACGACCCGTAAGGCCGTGACCAAGCTGGAGCGGTACGGCTACATGACGAACGCCGCGTTCGTGATGACCCCGGACGACTGGGAGGCCATCGAACTCCTGGCGGACAACGAGGCCCGGTTCTACTACGGCGGCCCGCAGGCCAGCGTGAACCCCGCGGCCCGCCGACTGTGGGGCGCCCCGGTGGTCGTCTCCGAGTCCGCGACAACCGGCACCGCGTACCTGGCCGACTTCTCACAGATGCAACTCCAGGTGCGCCAGGAGGGCATGCTCGACTGGTCGGAGAACGTCTACGACCCGAACGCCCTGGGCGCCGGCAGCGGCGCCTCGGACTTCGAACGGAACATGCTGCGCTTCCGGTTCGAGGGCCGGTTCGGTCTCGAGATCCTGCGCCCCTCGGCGATCGTGGAGGTGGATCTGACCGCGTCGTAG
- a CDS encoding helix-turn-helix domain-containing protein: MMAQATDGRPEGVGARIHELRALRNYSLRELAQRAHVSKSMLSDVERGERHPSEQVIAAVAKALNVSVPVIHGQPFIEQLRKDQLDQLIAPLSNALDDWDIPPAGDVPPPRPLTEIEATIKRVYKLRSKGRFGDLARMLPGTLAELSYAVLDARPGDRERFCWLQSEAALGGFSVAYKLGYLDLARLALARMAAAAAHSGDPRQVAVERLKRAQLSANGPAIEMGLRLVNRALEDLDDDHTAETRAVRGGLMLKGVQLHALVGRGDESDTWLTEAHGLARDLGETDHYGMVFGPTNVGQHGVAAAGDRDEHGLALERASAVRIPEGYSPLRAGQFLVDRARSQALTARPDDALTSLQEARKVTPQQTRYHPTTRETVGTLLRARPRPSRELREYALWSGV; the protein is encoded by the coding sequence ATGATGGCACAAGCCACTGACGGGCGACCCGAGGGAGTTGGCGCGCGCATCCACGAACTGCGCGCCCTGCGCAACTACTCCCTGCGGGAACTCGCCCAACGAGCCCACGTCTCCAAGAGCATGCTGTCCGACGTCGAACGCGGGGAACGCCATCCGAGCGAGCAGGTCATCGCCGCGGTCGCCAAGGCGTTAAACGTATCGGTACCCGTCATCCACGGGCAGCCCTTCATCGAGCAGCTGCGCAAGGATCAGCTCGACCAGCTCATTGCCCCGCTGTCGAACGCCCTTGACGACTGGGACATCCCGCCCGCCGGTGACGTGCCGCCGCCACGGCCGCTGACGGAGATCGAGGCGACGATCAAACGTGTCTACAAACTCCGCTCCAAGGGGCGGTTCGGCGACCTGGCGCGGATGCTGCCCGGCACGCTGGCCGAGCTGTCATACGCGGTCCTCGACGCGCGCCCCGGGGATCGTGAGCGGTTCTGTTGGCTGCAATCTGAGGCGGCCCTCGGCGGGTTCAGCGTCGCCTACAAGCTCGGCTATCTGGATCTCGCACGCTTGGCGCTGGCTCGGATGGCGGCCGCGGCTGCACATTCGGGGGACCCGCGGCAAGTGGCTGTTGAGCGGCTGAAGCGCGCTCAGTTGTCCGCCAACGGACCGGCCATAGAGATGGGTCTGCGGCTGGTCAACCGCGCCCTTGAGGATCTGGACGACGACCACACAGCGGAGACCCGCGCGGTCCGCGGTGGCCTCATGCTGAAGGGCGTCCAGCTGCACGCCCTGGTAGGCCGCGGCGACGAGTCCGACACTTGGCTGACGGAGGCGCACGGGCTCGCGCGCGACCTCGGCGAGACCGATCACTACGGCATGGTGTTCGGCCCGACCAACGTCGGCCAGCACGGCGTGGCAGCGGCGGGCGACAGGGACGAACACGGGCTCGCGCTGGAGCGGGCCTCGGCAGTCCGCATCCCCGAGGGCTATTCGCCGTTGCGGGCGGGGCAGTTCTTGGTGGACCGTGCACGATCGCAGGCGCTGACGGCTCGGCCTGATGATGCGCTCACCTCCCTCCAGGAGGCGCGGAAGGTGACGCCGCAGCAGACGCGCTATCACCCGACGACGCGGGAGACAGTCGGCACGCTGCTGCGGGCTCGGCCGCGGCCGTCGCGAGAACTGCGCGAGTACGCCTTGTGGAGCGGCGTGTAG
- a CDS encoding DUF397 domain-containing protein, with translation MTGQSFEFVSTAFCRDKKVGNCPQVALNVPGVVAVRDSERPDAIVTMTPDAWRLLTNAVKAGEYDLTA, from the coding sequence ATGACCGGACAGTCGTTCGAGTTCGTGAGCACAGCGTTCTGCCGCGACAAGAAGGTGGGCAACTGCCCGCAGGTCGCTCTCAACGTCCCCGGCGTCGTTGCCGTCCGGGACAGCGAGCGACCCGACGCGATCGTTACCATGACGCCCGACGCCTGGCGGCTGCTCACCAACGCCGTCAAGGCGGGCGAGTACGACCTGACCGCCTGA